The following coding sequences lie in one Chloroflexaceae bacterium genomic window:
- a CDS encoding putative hydro-lyase, translating to MSDHQMPWPLPETRPAAIRAAIRNGLWRRSTERLAPGHVQANLVVLPVDEAAAFQQFCNRNPQPCPVLAVLPPGDPRVPAALAADADIRFDIPRYRIYREGRFVAEVDNLRDLWRDDLVAFLLGCSFGFDGALLAAGLPVRHLEQGRNVPMFRTNRPCVPAGPFQGNLVVTYRPMPTALVERAAAISARYPLLHGAPVQIGDPESLGIADLNQPDWGEPVVAQPDDVPMFWACGVTPQAVALESRVSLMITHAPGHMLVADLPIAALAEQTLSPVQS from the coding sequence ATGTCTGATCATCAGATGCCCTGGCCCCTCCCCGAAACCAGACCGGCAGCTATTCGCGCAGCCATCCGCAACGGCCTGTGGCGGCGTTCAACTGAGCGCCTGGCGCCCGGCCATGTCCAGGCTAACCTGGTCGTGTTACCCGTTGACGAGGCTGCCGCCTTCCAACAGTTCTGCAATCGCAATCCGCAACCCTGCCCGGTGCTGGCAGTGCTGCCCCCCGGCGATCCACGGGTGCCGGCGGCACTGGCCGCCGATGCCGACATCCGTTTTGACATCCCGCGCTATCGGATCTACCGGGAAGGTCGGTTCGTCGCGGAAGTTGACAATCTGCGCGATCTCTGGCGCGACGATCTGGTCGCGTTTTTGCTCGGCTGCTCCTTTGGCTTCGATGGGGCGCTGCTGGCCGCCGGCCTGCCGGTGCGCCACCTGGAACAGGGACGCAATGTGCCCATGTTTCGCACGAACCGTCCCTGCGTTCCGGCCGGGCCGTTCCAGGGCAACCTGGTGGTGACCTATCGCCCGATGCCGACAGCTCTGGTTGAGCGGGCTGCGGCCATCAGCGCCCGCTATCCCCTCCTCCATGGCGCTCCCGTCCAGATCGGCGATCCCGAATCGCTGGGCATTGCCGATTTGAACCAGCCAGACTGGGGCGAGCCGGTTGTCGCCCAACCTGACGATGTGCCGATGTTCTGGGCCTGCGGGGTGACTCCTCAGGCCGTGGCGCTGGAAAGCCGAGTCTCTCTCATGATTACCCATGCCCCGGGCCATATGCTGGTCGCCGATTTGCCTATTGCGGCGCTTGCAGAGCAGACTCTCTCGCCGGTGCAGTCATGA
- a CDS encoding ABC transporter ATP-binding protein translates to MQTRPDRASSPLLTVEDLRVSYGGVPALYGVSFEVRAGEVVALVGANGAGKSTTLRAISGLIPADSGSIRLEGHQLNRMPPHAIAALGIAHVPEGRRIFSRLSVLQNLLLGSYTRAARSAEQQTLEEVLTLFPRLRERLHQRAGTLSGGEQQMLAIGRGLMLRPRLLMLDEPSLGLAPLVVEGIFDVVRTLSASGMTILLIEQNVKETLTLAHRAYVLQVGQIVATGAGADLLQSDLVRRAYLGL, encoded by the coding sequence ATGCAAACCCGTCCTGACCGCGCCAGCTCGCCGTTGCTGACCGTGGAGGATTTGCGGGTCAGCTACGGCGGCGTTCCGGCGCTCTATGGCGTCTCGTTCGAGGTGCGTGCGGGTGAGGTGGTCGCGCTGGTGGGCGCCAACGGCGCCGGCAAATCTACAACCTTGCGCGCGATCAGCGGTCTCATTCCTGCTGATAGCGGCTCGATCCGACTGGAAGGCCACCAGCTCAATCGGATGCCTCCACACGCTATCGCGGCCCTGGGAATTGCGCACGTTCCTGAGGGCCGCCGGATCTTCAGCCGGCTCAGCGTTCTACAGAACCTGTTGCTGGGATCGTATACCCGGGCGGCGCGATCCGCCGAGCAGCAAACCCTGGAAGAAGTGCTGACCCTCTTCCCCCGTCTCCGCGAACGTCTGCACCAGCGCGCCGGCACGCTTTCGGGCGGCGAACAGCAGATGCTGGCCATCGGACGCGGGTTAATGCTCCGCCCGCGCCTGTTAATGCTTGACGAGCCAAGCCTGGGGCTGGCGCCCCTGGTCGTCGAAGGGATCTTCGATGTGGTGCGCACCCTGAGCGCGAGCGGCATGACTATTTTACTCATCGAGCAAAATGTAAAGGAGACGCTCACGCTGGCCCATCGCGCCTATGTGCTCCAGGTCGGTCAGATCGTCGCCACGGGCGCTGGCGCTGATTTACTGCAATCCGATCTGGTGCGCCGGGCGTATCTGGGATTGTAG
- a CDS encoding ABC transporter ATP-binding protein: protein MSLLEVTDLTMTFGGLVANDRISFTLNDGEVLGIIGPNGAGKTTLFACIAGFLKPTNGRVRFAGEDITGMRPDRICRRGLVRTFQIVRALPDLSVLQNVMVGAFLRTRAVREAQRIAEEVLAFTGLEARAQTLGKNLTIADKKRLEVARALATRPRLLMLDEVMSGLNAQERQQAVALVRSIQRRGISILLIEHIMDVLLPLSDRVLVLNYGKKIAEGTPDSITRNPEVIAAYLGSSYANPS, encoded by the coding sequence ATGAGCTTGCTCGAAGTTACTGACCTGACGATGACGTTTGGCGGCCTGGTGGCCAACGACCGGATTTCGTTTACACTGAACGACGGCGAGGTGCTGGGCATTATCGGGCCAAACGGCGCCGGCAAGACCACGCTCTTCGCCTGTATCGCCGGGTTCCTGAAGCCTACCAATGGGCGGGTGCGTTTTGCGGGCGAAGACATCACCGGGATGCGCCCCGATCGCATCTGCCGGCGCGGGCTGGTGCGCACCTTCCAGATCGTCCGCGCCTTGCCCGATCTCAGCGTGCTGCAAAACGTGATGGTCGGCGCTTTTCTGCGCACCCGCGCCGTGCGCGAAGCACAGCGAATTGCGGAAGAAGTTCTGGCCTTCACCGGCCTTGAGGCGCGCGCCCAGACGCTCGGCAAGAACCTGACCATTGCCGATAAGAAACGCCTCGAAGTGGCGCGCGCGCTGGCAACCCGGCCACGGCTGCTCATGCTCGATGAGGTGATGAGCGGCCTCAATGCCCAGGAACGCCAGCAGGCAGTTGCGCTGGTGCGGTCCATCCAGAGGCGAGGGATTTCCATCTTGCTTATTGAACATATTATGGATGTATTGCTGCCATTATCTGATCGGGTGCTGGTGTTAAACTACGGCAAAAAGATCGCTGAAGGAACGCCCGATAGTATCACCCGTAATCCAGAAGTCATCGCGGCGTATCTGGGGTCCAGTTATGCAAACCCGTCCTGA
- a CDS encoding branched-chain amino acid ABC transporter permease, with translation MLDRRLPAPLTLTALAVVIGILLTTPLLINNNVFHHTLILIGVYAALAQAWNILGGFAGQISLGNAIFFGIGAYTSSLLLVRAQVSPWLGALAGMALAMVLALLIGYPVFRLAGHYLAIATIALAEIALVIFQNLDFVGGAAGISLPITRDMQGRPTDSWWMLQFNSSKLPYVYLALGLLGLVQVVAVLLDRSWIGFYLRAIKNDQTAAAAIGVPVARYKLIALLISSACTALIGTFYAQYLLFVDPETVFGLSLSVLIALVAILGGAGSLWGPFLGAAVLIPLAEVTRSQLGGRGTAFDLVIYGLLIMVIAVFQPAGLAGLSERFRLRQRARVAPAAPADTQMEESIRS, from the coding sequence ATGCTCGACCGTCGCCTGCCCGCACCGCTCACGCTGACCGCGCTTGCCGTCGTGATCGGCATCCTTCTGACCACGCCGCTGCTGATCAACAACAATGTGTTCCACCACACGCTGATCCTGATCGGCGTCTATGCCGCCCTGGCTCAGGCATGGAACATTCTGGGCGGCTTCGCCGGTCAAATTTCCCTGGGTAATGCCATTTTTTTCGGCATTGGCGCATACACCTCCTCCCTGTTGCTGGTACGCGCCCAGGTCTCGCCGTGGCTCGGCGCCCTGGCGGGGATGGCGCTGGCAATGGTTCTGGCGTTGCTGATCGGGTATCCCGTCTTTCGTCTGGCCGGCCATTACCTGGCCATTGCCACCATCGCCCTCGCGGAAATCGCCCTGGTAATCTTCCAGAATCTCGACTTCGTGGGCGGGGCCGCAGGCATCTCCCTGCCAATCACGCGCGATATGCAAGGACGCCCGACCGATTCGTGGTGGATGCTGCAATTCAACAGCAGTAAACTGCCATATGTCTATCTAGCCCTGGGACTCCTGGGCCTGGTACAGGTCGTGGCCGTGCTGCTCGACCGTTCGTGGATCGGGTTCTATCTGCGAGCCATCAAGAACGATCAGACTGCTGCCGCGGCCATCGGCGTACCCGTGGCGCGCTATAAGCTGATCGCACTGTTGATCAGCTCAGCCTGTACGGCGCTGATTGGGACGTTCTATGCCCAATACTTGTTGTTCGTCGATCCGGAAACCGTATTTGGCCTGTCGCTCTCGGTGTTGATCGCCCTGGTGGCGATCCTGGGCGGCGCCGGCAGTCTCTGGGGGCCGTTCCTGGGCGCGGCGGTGCTGATCCCTCTCGCCGAGGTGACCCGCAGCCAGTTGGGCGGGCGGGGAACGGCCTTCGATCTGGTGATCTACGGGTTGCTCATCATGGTGATCGCCGTCTTTCAACCCGCAGGGCTGGCCGGCCTTTCCGAGCGCTTTCGCCTGCGGCAGCGCGCGCGTGTGGCCCCTGCCGCTCCAGCCGACACGCAGATGGAAGAGAGCATCCGCTCATGA
- a CDS encoding branched-chain amino acid ABC transporter permease, whose amino-acid sequence MDATIVQAVLSGILIGMIYALIAAGLSLIFGLMEIVNFAHGEFLMLAMFSSFWMWELWQLDPLTSLPITAALMFGVGVLTNRLLVMRVLNAPALAQIFATFGLGLFLRAGAQYLWSADFRSIQDPFLSRIVGGRIALGRDVFIGVPQLVAAVIAAVAFALLGLLIGRTRLGLALQAVAEDRSTAALMGIPAGRMFDLGWGIAAACVGIAGAVLASFYYIYPSVGVTFALLAYIIVALGGFGSITGALIAGILVGLVEIVAPLLLGIPPAYKYALVFTLYLLVVLVRPQGLFGRY is encoded by the coding sequence ATGGACGCCACAATCGTACAGGCGGTGCTGTCAGGGATCCTGATCGGAATGATCTACGCCCTCATCGCCGCAGGTCTCTCGCTGATCTTCGGGCTGATGGAGATCGTCAACTTCGCCCATGGCGAATTCCTGATGCTGGCGATGTTCAGCTCGTTCTGGATGTGGGAACTCTGGCAGCTTGATCCGCTGACGAGCCTGCCTATTACCGCAGCGCTGATGTTCGGTGTCGGCGTATTGACCAACCGCCTCCTGGTGATGCGCGTGCTCAACGCCCCGGCCCTGGCGCAGATTTTCGCGACCTTCGGCCTGGGCCTCTTCTTGCGCGCTGGCGCCCAGTATCTCTGGTCGGCTGATTTTCGTTCGATACAGGATCCGTTCCTGTCCCGGATCGTCGGGGGACGCATCGCCCTCGGCAGGGACGTGTTCATCGGAGTGCCGCAACTGGTTGCAGCCGTGATCGCCGCGGTCGCGTTTGCCCTGCTGGGCCTGCTGATTGGACGAACGCGGCTTGGCCTGGCGCTCCAGGCAGTTGCCGAAGACCGCAGTACCGCGGCATTGATGGGCATCCCCGCCGGACGCATGTTCGACCTGGGATGGGGCATTGCCGCGGCATGCGTCGGGATCGCCGGCGCGGTCCTGGCCAGTTTCTACTACATTTACCCCAGCGTAGGAGTGACCTTTGCCCTCCTGGCCTACATCATCGTGGCCCTTGGGGGGTTTGGCAGCATCACCGGAGCACTCATTGCCGGGATCCTGGTGGGATTGGTAGAGATTGTCGCCCCGCTGCTGCTCGGCATCCCTCCGGCCTATAAGTACGCCCTGGTCTTCACGCTTTACCTGCTGGTGGTATTAGTACGTCCCCAGGGTTTGTTTGGGCGCTATTGA
- a CDS encoding ABC transporter substrate-binding protein yields the protein MIGKLSVTRQLTGLLTLALITALAGCGGAPAGQAPASTPSAATPQAPATAPTGQAPAPPASIKIGVIYPLSGPQAQTGNDMKAAIELALAIINQDMGDLPFALAPGTGLPNLGGATIEVIFGDSQAKADIGQSEAERLLNEGVVALYGAYNSAVTKTASSVAERAGIPFVNGESSSPDLTERGYRWFFRTSPTDLDFSRVMFAFLKEFQERQGVTLNGVALFYEDTDFGVNSATAQKRFAEEYGIPVLGEVKYRSGSAALTGEIQQLKSFNADVLLPSSYVNDAILTVKTARELGFAPQLIIAQNAGYLDNAFLETTGADAEGILSRAAYAADITQAKDLAARIDQMYRQSHDRPLTDAPARAFTGFMALAEAINRAGSTDPEAIRAALAATDIPPDQLIMPWQGIKFDEKGQNSLGQAILVQRQNGAYVTVYPFEFASSEVRFPGVAWANR from the coding sequence GTGATTGGCAAACTATCGGTTACCAGGCAACTCACCGGGCTGCTGACCCTGGCCCTGATCACGGCGCTGGCCGGCTGCGGCGGCGCACCGGCCGGGCAGGCTCCCGCATCCACCCCATCCGCAGCCACACCGCAGGCCCCTGCAACCGCGCCGACCGGCCAGGCCCCCGCTCCACCGGCGAGCATCAAGATCGGGGTCATCTACCCGTTGAGCGGGCCGCAGGCGCAGACGGGCAACGACATGAAAGCGGCAATCGAGCTGGCGCTGGCGATCATCAACCAGGATATGGGCGATCTCCCGTTCGCCCTGGCGCCAGGCACGGGCCTGCCCAATCTTGGCGGCGCAACCATCGAGGTGATCTTCGGCGACTCGCAGGCCAAGGCTGACATTGGCCAGTCAGAGGCGGAGCGGCTGCTGAACGAAGGGGTAGTGGCGCTCTACGGCGCCTACAACAGCGCGGTGACCAAAACCGCGAGCAGCGTGGCCGAGCGTGCTGGCATTCCCTTTGTCAATGGCGAATCCTCATCGCCGGACCTGACCGAGCGCGGCTACCGCTGGTTCTTCCGCACCTCCCCCACCGACCTCGACTTCTCGCGGGTCATGTTCGCCTTCCTCAAGGAGTTTCAGGAGCGCCAGGGTGTGACGCTCAACGGCGTGGCCCTCTTCTACGAGGATACCGACTTCGGCGTCAACAGCGCCACCGCCCAGAAGCGTTTCGCAGAGGAATACGGTATTCCGGTCCTGGGTGAAGTGAAGTATCGGTCAGGGAGCGCCGCGCTGACGGGCGAGATCCAGCAGCTCAAATCTTTCAACGCCGACGTGCTGCTGCCTTCGTCGTATGTCAATGATGCTATTCTGACGGTGAAGACGGCCCGCGAACTCGGCTTCGCGCCACAGTTGATCATCGCCCAGAACGCCGGCTACCTCGACAACGCCTTCCTCGAAACCACCGGCGCCGATGCCGAGGGCATCCTTTCGCGCGCGGCCTACGCCGCCGACATTACCCAGGCTAAAGATCTGGCGGCGCGGATTGATCAGATGTACCGGCAAAGCCACGACCGCCCGCTTACCGATGCGCCCGCGCGCGCCTTTACCGGCTTCATGGCCCTGGCCGAAGCGATCAACCGCGCAGGCTCAACCGATCCTGAGGCCATCCGCGCAGCGCTTGCCGCCACCGACATTCCCCCTGACCAGTTGATCATGCCCTGGCAGGGGATCAAGTTCGACGAAAAGGGCCAGAATAGCCTCGGTCAGGCCATCCTCGTGCAACGTCAGAACGGCGCCTACGTGACAGTCTATCCCTTCGAGTTTGCCTCCTCCGAGGTGCGGTTCCCAGGCGTCGCGTGGGCCAATCGGTGA